One window from the genome of Acidihalobacter ferrooxydans encodes:
- a CDS encoding ATP-binding protein, producing the protein MSLPIITADQRLAERRGVKGVLVGKSGIGKTSQLWTLKPTATLFFDLEAGDLAVEGWAGDTIRPRTWQECRDFAVYIGGPNPALRDDQPFSQAHFDAVCARFGDPAVLDKYDTVFVDSITVAGRLCLQWCKGQPQAYSEKTGKPDSRGAYGLMGQEMIGWLTHLQHTRGKNVWFVGILDERLDDFNRRVFSLQIDGSKTGLELPGIVDEVVTLAELKADDGASYRAFVCHTLNAWGYPAKDRSGRLDPIEEPHLGRLMEKIAGPARPATERLDFARPAPAAAPVPNTESTSTQES; encoded by the coding sequence ATGAGCCTCCCCATCATTACTGCAGACCAGCGCCTGGCCGAGCGCCGTGGTGTGAAAGGCGTGCTCGTCGGCAAGAGCGGCATCGGCAAGACGTCACAGCTCTGGACGCTGAAACCCACTGCCACGCTTTTCTTCGATCTTGAAGCTGGAGATCTGGCTGTCGAGGGCTGGGCCGGCGACACGATCCGCCCGCGCACCTGGCAGGAGTGTCGTGACTTCGCGGTGTACATCGGCGGGCCGAATCCGGCGCTGCGCGACGACCAGCCGTTCAGCCAAGCCCACTTCGATGCCGTGTGCGCGCGCTTCGGTGATCCGGCCGTGCTGGACAAGTACGACACCGTGTTCGTCGACTCCATCACCGTGGCCGGACGCCTGTGCCTGCAATGGTGCAAAGGCCAGCCCCAGGCCTACTCCGAGAAAACCGGCAAACCCGACAGCCGGGGTGCGTATGGGCTGATGGGCCAGGAAATGATTGGCTGGCTGACCCACCTGCAGCACACGCGCGGCAAGAACGTGTGGTTCGTCGGCATCCTCGACGAGCGGCTGGACGATTTCAATCGCCGGGTTTTCTCGCTGCAGATCGACGGCTCCAAGACCGGTCTGGAACTGCCCGGCATCGTCGATGAGGTCGTCACCTTGGCCGAACTGAAGGCCGATGACGGCGCCAGCTACCGCGCCTTCGTCTGCCACACACTGAACGCATGGGGCTACCCCGCCAAGGACCGCTCCGGGCGGCTCGATCCGATCGAGGAGCCGCACCTCGGCCGCCTCATGGAAAAGATCGCCGGCCCGGCCAGGCCCGCTACCGAACGGCTCGATTTCGCGCGCCCCGCGCCCGCTGCCGCGCCTGTCCCTAACACCGAATCCACTTCCACTCAGGAGTCCTGA
- a CDS encoding helix-turn-helix transcriptional regulator, which yields MSVKHLNQGQLAERWGVSEATLERWRSEGIGPVFLKLQGRVAYRIEDIEAYESESLRKSTSERVNAGGAL from the coding sequence GTGAGTGTCAAACATCTGAATCAAGGCCAATTGGCCGAACGTTGGGGAGTCAGCGAAGCAACGCTTGAACGCTGGCGCTCCGAAGGTATCGGCCCGGTATTCCTGAAGCTGCAGGGTCGCGTCGCCTATCGCATCGAGGACATCGAAGCCTACGAGTCCGAGAGCCTGCGCAAGAGCACCTCTGAACGCGTCAATGCGGGAGGCGCGCTGTGA
- a CDS encoding helix-turn-helix domain-containing protein — protein sequence MPSPLGDKIRALRKQKKLSLEQLAELTDSSKSYIWELENKDDPKPSAEKIGKIAAVLEVTTEFLLTESATTPDEEVLDEAFFRKYKNMSEPDKKKIRKILDAWEDE from the coding sequence GTGCCATCGCCCCTGGGGGACAAGATCCGCGCATTGCGGAAGCAAAAGAAGCTCAGCCTGGAACAGTTGGCCGAACTGACCGACTCCAGCAAGAGTTACATCTGGGAACTGGAAAACAAAGACGACCCGAAACCATCGGCCGAGAAGATCGGCAAGATTGCCGCCGTCCTCGAGGTCACCACGGAGTTCCTGCTGACCGAGTCGGCAACCACCCCGGACGAGGAAGTGCTCGACGAGGCCTTCTTCCGTAAGTACAAGAACATGTCCGAGCCGGACAAGAAGAAGATCCGCAAGATCCTCGATGCCTGGGAAGATGAATGA
- a CDS encoding ImmA/IrrE family metallo-endopeptidase → MAEANRISSMLNTVLGADRFPVKVDELALEYSRQCLADSPIDTVRGEDLESFDGLLKANKARSKWLILYNSATPSEGRKRFTIAHEFGHYILHRHQQDLFECGDGDIETGDNNERDIEAEADLFASTLLMPLDDFRRQVDGQPVSFDLLGHCADRYGVSLTAAALRWTEIAPRRAVLVASRDDHMLWAKSNKAALKSGAYFATRKNTIELPHDALAHSYNAFDMCDNRTGRAQSWFAREPASMPVTEMTRVAGQYDYTLTLLLLPEAEWQGARHDDEEPEEDTYDRFIRNGQYPVR, encoded by the coding sequence ATGGCCGAGGCCAACCGCATCTCGTCCATGCTCAACACGGTTCTCGGTGCGGATCGCTTTCCGGTCAAGGTTGACGAGCTGGCGCTGGAGTATTCCCGCCAATGCCTTGCAGACTCGCCGATCGACACAGTTCGGGGCGAGGATCTGGAAAGTTTCGATGGTCTGCTGAAGGCCAACAAGGCGCGCTCGAAGTGGCTGATCCTCTACAACAGCGCCACCCCGTCGGAAGGCCGAAAGCGCTTCACGATTGCGCATGAGTTCGGTCACTACATACTGCACCGCCATCAGCAGGACCTTTTCGAGTGCGGCGACGGCGACATCGAAACGGGTGACAACAACGAGCGCGACATCGAGGCCGAGGCGGATTTGTTCGCCTCAACGCTGCTGATGCCGCTGGACGACTTCCGGCGCCAAGTGGACGGTCAACCGGTCAGTTTCGATCTGCTCGGCCACTGCGCTGACCGCTATGGGGTATCGCTGACAGCTGCCGCCCTGCGCTGGACCGAGATCGCACCCAGGCGCGCCGTGCTGGTGGCCAGCCGCGACGATCACATGCTTTGGGCCAAGTCGAACAAGGCGGCGCTCAAGTCCGGCGCCTACTTCGCGACGCGCAAGAACACCATCGAGCTGCCGCACGATGCGCTGGCGCACAGCTATAACGCCTTTGACATGTGCGACAACCGGACGGGGCGCGCCCAGTCCTGGTTTGCCCGTGAACCTGCCAGCATGCCGGTCACGGAGATGACGCGCGTCGCGGGCCAGTACGACTACACGCTGACACTGCTACTGCTGCCCGAGGCCGAGTGGCAGGGAGCACGGCACGATGATGAGGAACCGGAGGAAGACACTTACGACCGCTTCATCCGCAACGGCCAGTACCCGGTGCGATAG
- a CDS encoding DUF2924 domain-containing protein has protein sequence MSTQTSSFSTPPSVAAQIARLPEMPMAEIRALWQKLVGGDTPTHNRQFLERRIAYRLQELEFRKVDANLLDRNQRRIESLVETGKVKKRDRDYRPAAGTVLVREYKGVEYRVIATADGQYDFQGRMYPSLSMIAREITGMRWSGPLFFGLKPPSNAKTKPATKKRGGR, from the coding sequence ATGAGCACGCAAACATCATCATTTTCCACGCCGCCGTCGGTGGCGGCGCAGATCGCCAGGCTGCCCGAGATGCCGATGGCAGAGATCCGGGCACTCTGGCAGAAGCTGGTCGGTGGCGACACACCCACACACAACCGCCAGTTCCTCGAACGCCGGATTGCCTACCGGCTGCAGGAGCTGGAATTCCGCAAGGTCGACGCCAACCTGCTGGATCGCAACCAGCGTCGCATCGAATCTCTGGTGGAAACCGGCAAGGTGAAAAAGCGCGACCGCGATTACCGTCCGGCCGCCGGCACGGTGCTGGTCCGAGAATACAAAGGCGTCGAGTACCGGGTGATCGCAACCGCCGATGGCCAGTATGACTTCCAGGGGCGCATGTACCCGAGCCTCTCGATGATCGCCCGCGAAATCACCGGTATGCGCTGGTCGGGGCCACTGTTCTTTGGGCTCAAGCCGCCATCCAATGCCAAGACCAAGCCCGCCACCAAGAAGAGAGGTGGTCGATGA
- a CDS encoding recombinase family protein, protein MSEVLKRRMRCAVYTRKSTDEGLDQEYNSIDAQRDAGHAYIASQRAEGWIPVADDYDDPAFSGGNMERPALQRMMADIEAGKIDVVVIYKIDRLTRSLADFSKMVEVFERYGVSFVSVTQQFNTTTSMGRLMLNILLSFAQFEREVTGERIRDKIAASKRKGMWMGGVPPLGYDVENRRLVPNEREAKLVRHIFQRFVELGSSTALVKELKLDGVTSKAWTTQDGKTREGRPIDKGHIYKLLSNRTYLGELRHKDQWYQAEHPPIISRELWDSVHAILATNGRVRGNTTRAKVLYLLKGIVFGNDGRALSPWHTTKKNGRRYRYYVPQRDAKEHAGASGLPRLPAAELESAVLDQLRAILRAPNLLGDMLPQAIKLDPTLDEAKVTVAMTRLDAIWDQLFPAEQTRIVKLLVEKVIVSPNDLEVRLRANGIDRLVLELRPEPVEQIEETPA, encoded by the coding sequence ATGAGCGAAGTCTTGAAGCGCCGCATGCGCTGCGCGGTCTACACGCGCAAATCCACTGATGAAGGGCTGGACCAGGAATACAACTCGATCGACGCGCAGCGCGACGCCGGTCATGCCTACATCGCCAGTCAGCGCGCCGAAGGATGGATACCGGTCGCCGACGATTACGATGACCCCGCCTTTTCCGGCGGCAACATGGAACGCCCGGCGCTCCAGCGAATGATGGCGGACATCGAAGCCGGCAAAATCGATGTAGTCGTCATCTACAAGATCGACCGCCTGACGCGCAGCCTGGCGGATTTCTCGAAGATGGTCGAAGTATTCGAGCGCTATGGCGTGTCGTTCGTGTCGGTCACTCAGCAGTTCAACACGACGACCTCGATGGGCAGGTTGATGTTGAATATCCTGCTGTCTTTTGCCCAGTTCGAGCGCGAGGTCACTGGCGAGCGCATCCGCGACAAGATCGCAGCCAGCAAGCGCAAGGGCATGTGGATGGGCGGCGTACCGCCGCTGGGCTACGACGTCGAGAACCGACGGTTGGTACCCAACGAGCGCGAGGCCAAACTGGTCCGGCACATCTTCCAGCGATTCGTTGAGCTCGGCTCCAGTACTGCATTGGTCAAGGAGCTGAAACTGGATGGCGTGACGTCGAAGGCGTGGACCACGCAAGACGGCAAGACCCGCGAGGGCAGACCGATCGACAAGGGCCACATCTACAAGCTCCTCAGCAACCGGACCTACCTTGGCGAGTTGCGGCACAAGGACCAGTGGTACCAGGCGGAGCACCCGCCCATCATCAGCCGCGAACTGTGGGATAGCGTCCACGCGATCCTGGCCACCAATGGCCGGGTGCGGGGCAACACGACGCGGGCCAAGGTTCTCTATTTACTCAAGGGCATCGTGTTCGGCAACGACGGCCGTGCGCTGTCGCCGTGGCACACCACCAAGAAGAATGGCCGGCGCTACCGTTACTACGTGCCCCAGCGCGACGCCAAGGAACACGCGGGCGCCTCGGGTCTCCCGCGACTGCCTGCCGCAGAACTCGAATCGGCGGTGCTCGACCAACTGCGTGCCATCCTGCGTGCCCCGAATCTACTAGGCGACATGCTGCCGCAGGCGATCAAGCTCGATCCAACGCTGGACGAGGCCAAGGTCACCGTGGCCATGACCCGACTCGACGCGATTTGGGATCAACTGTTCCCGGCCGAGCAGACCCGGATCGTGAAGTTGTTGGTTGAGAAGGTGATCGTGTCGCCCAATGACCTCGAGGTGCGACTGCGCGCCAACGGCATTGATCGCTTGGTGCTGGAGCTGCGCCCCGAGCCGGTCGAGCAAATTGAGGAGACCCCAGCATGA
- a CDS encoding LacI family transcriptional regulator, with amino-acid sequence MSDIRIQKTGEPDILHTSDGRLTLSVPIQIKRRSGRKLVTLPNGETAPVRPWDVAPTSIQLALARGHRWLAMLESGEAKSLKEIATREGIDNSYVSRMVNLTTLVPDIVAAILDDVLPNHITLFDLAVDPPALWDEQRERVGL; translated from the coding sequence ATGAGCGACATCCGCATCCAGAAAACCGGCGAGCCGGACATCCTGCACACCAGCGACGGCAGGCTGACCCTGTCCGTGCCGATCCAGATCAAGCGCCGCAGTGGCCGCAAACTGGTCACCTTGCCAAACGGCGAAACCGCGCCGGTTAGACCGTGGGACGTAGCACCGACCTCCATCCAACTGGCGCTGGCCAGGGGCCACCGTTGGCTGGCCATGCTGGAATCGGGAGAAGCGAAGTCCTTGAAGGAGATCGCCACGCGGGAAGGAATCGACAACAGCTACGTGAGCCGAATGGTCAACCTGACCACGCTGGTGCCCGACATTGTCGCCGCCATCCTCGACGACGTTCTGCCGAACCACATCACGTTGTTCGATCTGGCGGTTGATCCGCCGGCCCTGTGGGATGAGCAGCGGGAGAGAGTCGGACTCTGA
- a CDS encoding GNAT family N-acetyltransferase, giving the protein MSDDYSPVRKLAATDQVDAFDCGQAALNQFLQRYALVNQKANSAQTYVCCQGDVVVGFYSLAVGSVDPEAAPSRVMKGLARHPVPVMILARLAVDKEHQRKGLGQALLKDALLRTAQAADIAGIRCLLVHAKDDAARQWYESWEFEPSPTDSYHLFLMLKDLKSMLS; this is encoded by the coding sequence TTGAGCGATGACTACTCACCCGTTCGCAAGCTCGCTGCAACGGATCAGGTCGATGCGTTCGACTGCGGCCAGGCCGCGCTGAACCAGTTCCTGCAGCGCTACGCGCTCGTCAACCAGAAGGCCAACAGCGCGCAGACCTATGTCTGCTGCCAGGGTGACGTGGTGGTCGGCTTCTACAGCCTGGCCGTTGGTAGCGTCGATCCGGAAGCCGCGCCGTCGAGAGTGATGAAGGGGCTGGCGCGCCACCCGGTGCCGGTCATGATCCTGGCCCGGCTCGCCGTGGACAAGGAGCATCAGCGCAAAGGCCTGGGCCAGGCCTTGCTCAAGGATGCGCTGCTGCGTACCGCACAGGCCGCCGACATCGCCGGCATCCGCTGCCTGTTGGTCCATGCCAAGGATGATGCGGCGCGGCAGTGGTACGAATCCTGGGAATTTGAGCCCAGCCCGACCGATTCGTACCATCTGTTCCTGATGCTCAAGGATCTCAAAAGCATGTTGAGCTGA
- a CDS encoding DUF1778 domain-containing protein, whose product MSTLNLSKTERIDVRASTPVKQLLQEAARACHKNVSEFLLDAGVTAAAQTLADRRQFVLDDTQWQAFQEALDRPVQSKPRLKKLLREPGVLG is encoded by the coding sequence ATGAGCACCCTGAATCTTTCCAAGACCGAACGCATTGACGTTCGTGCCAGCACGCCGGTCAAGCAGCTGCTTCAAGAAGCCGCACGCGCCTGCCACAAGAACGTCAGCGAGTTCCTGCTCGACGCGGGCGTGACGGCTGCTGCGCAGACACTGGCGGATCGTCGCCAGTTCGTGCTGGACGACACACAGTGGCAGGCCTTCCAGGAGGCGCTGGACCGCCCGGTGCAAAGCAAGCCGCGTCTGAAGAAGTTGCTGCGTGAACCTGGGGTGCTAGGTTGA
- the purL gene encoding phosphoribosylformylglycinamidine synthase gives MLVIEGGSALSAFRRERLRQKLAEVAPAVKDVDAQTVYFAQCAAALDEEQRLRLGDVLGEPAVDALERPRGACHDGFIVIPRFGTISPWASKAADILRQCGLERVERIERGTSYCLGLAAPLSADERRAVAALLHDRMTETVVEATEDAAALFDTHRPAPLGRIELGGDAQAALERANRGLGLALSPDEIDYLAENYAMLGRHPTDTELMMFAQANSEHCRHKVFNASWIIDGVPQTQTLFGMIRNTYHHAPEGVLSAYKDNSSVIRGFEVRRFAPLPDATAYGERHECVHICMKVETHNHPTAISPFAGAATGAGGEIRDEGATGIGARPKAGLTGFAVSNLRIPGFEQPWEQDYGRPGRIVSALDIMLEGPIGACSFNNEFGRPGIAGYFRSFELSVPGVNGPEVRGYHKPIMLAGGVGAIREDQVQKRPISVGAQIVVLGGPAMQIGLGGGAASSMATGAGDEQLDFASVQRSNPEMERRCQEVIDRCAALGAQSPVLSLHDVGAGGLSNAVPELVNDAGRGGRFELRAVPNDEPGMSPLAIWCNEAQERYVVAVDSDRLDTFVAFCERERCPYAVIGEATAEQRLIVGDALLEETPVDLPMEVLLGKPPKMLRDVRHAQPPRAAPVLDGMQIDEAIDRVLRLPTVASKGFLITIGDRTVGGLVARDQMVGPWQVPVADVGVTLSDFRGYTGEAMAIGERPPLALIDPAASGRMAIGEALTNIAAAPIQALGEVRLSANWMAAVGHPGEDAGLFDTVRAVGEQLCPQLGIAIPVGKDSLSMKTVWEEGGETRAVTSPLSLVVSAFAPVSDARHVLTPQLRTDCGDTDLILVDLGRGRNRLGGSALLQVYGQLGDIAPDLDAAETLKGFFEAIQTLNADRSLLAYHDRSDGGLLASVCEMAFAGRVGVELDLHADAEPLAALFNEELGAVLQVRHADVDEVLMVFSEIGLGNHARVIGRLSEDDAISIRAGYRTLYRAPRERLHRIWAETSYRMQALRDNPACAEQEFAALGESDDPGLFARLGFDPEENLAAPFIASGVRPRVAILREQGVNGQIEMAAAFDRAGFESVDVHMSDIIAGRVELAEFHGIVACGGFSYGDVLGAGGGWAKSIRYNPRARDAFQAFFERQDSFGLGVCNGCQMMSQLRDMIPGAAHWPTFARNESEQFEGRLSLVEVLPSPSLFLRDMQGSVIPVVVSHGEGRAVFGDNTAEAVEQAGLVALRFVDHHGRATTRYPHNPNGSPRGITGLSSTDGRFTIMMPHPERVFRAVQFSWHPPEWTEDSPWMRMFRNARVSIG, from the coding sequence ATGCTGGTGATCGAAGGGGGCTCGGCTCTCAGCGCGTTTCGACGCGAAAGGCTGCGGCAAAAACTGGCGGAGGTGGCGCCAGCGGTTAAAGATGTCGATGCGCAGACTGTGTATTTCGCGCAGTGCGCAGCGGCGTTGGATGAGGAGCAGCGTCTGCGGCTGGGCGATGTGCTTGGCGAACCGGCCGTGGACGCGCTGGAGCGTCCTCGCGGGGCGTGCCACGATGGCTTTATCGTGATTCCGCGCTTCGGCACGATTTCTCCCTGGGCGAGCAAGGCAGCCGATATTTTGCGCCAATGCGGGCTGGAGCGCGTCGAACGCATCGAACGCGGAACTTCTTATTGCCTGGGCCTTGCGGCGCCATTGTCAGCAGACGAGCGTCGCGCGGTCGCGGCGCTGCTGCATGATCGTATGACCGAGACGGTGGTCGAGGCGACAGAAGACGCGGCAGCCTTGTTCGACACGCATAGGCCGGCGCCGCTGGGGCGCATCGAACTCGGTGGTGACGCACAGGCGGCGCTGGAGCGGGCCAACCGCGGTTTGGGCTTGGCGTTGTCGCCCGATGAAATCGATTATCTGGCTGAAAACTACGCCATGCTGGGGCGCCACCCGACCGATACCGAACTGATGATGTTTGCGCAGGCCAATTCCGAGCATTGTCGCCACAAGGTGTTCAATGCGTCGTGGATCATCGATGGCGTACCGCAGACGCAGACGCTGTTCGGCATGATCCGCAATACTTACCATCACGCGCCGGAAGGCGTGTTGTCGGCGTACAAGGACAATTCTTCGGTCATCCGCGGATTCGAGGTGCGCCGCTTCGCGCCGCTGCCCGATGCCACGGCGTACGGTGAGCGTCATGAGTGTGTGCACATCTGCATGAAGGTGGAGACGCACAATCATCCGACGGCAATTTCGCCGTTTGCGGGTGCGGCAACGGGTGCGGGCGGTGAGATTCGCGACGAAGGCGCGACGGGCATCGGGGCGCGGCCCAAGGCCGGATTGACGGGGTTCGCCGTGTCCAATCTGCGCATTCCCGGTTTCGAGCAGCCCTGGGAACAGGACTACGGCCGCCCGGGACGGATTGTCTCGGCGCTGGACATCATGCTTGAAGGGCCGATCGGCGCCTGTTCGTTCAACAATGAATTCGGGCGCCCCGGAATTGCGGGCTATTTCCGCAGCTTTGAGCTGAGCGTGCCGGGCGTGAACGGCCCGGAAGTGCGCGGCTATCACAAGCCGATCATGCTTGCCGGGGGCGTCGGTGCGATCCGCGAGGATCAGGTACAGAAGCGACCGATCAGCGTGGGTGCGCAGATCGTCGTGCTGGGCGGGCCGGCGATGCAGATTGGCCTGGGCGGCGGCGCGGCGTCCAGCATGGCCACGGGTGCCGGCGACGAACAGCTCGATTTCGCTTCCGTGCAGCGCAGCAATCCGGAAATGGAGCGCCGTTGCCAGGAGGTGATCGACCGCTGCGCCGCGCTGGGTGCGCAGAGCCCGGTTCTCTCGCTGCACGACGTGGGCGCCGGTGGTTTGTCCAACGCCGTGCCCGAACTGGTCAATGATGCCGGTCGGGGCGGGCGCTTCGAATTGCGTGCGGTGCCCAATGACGAGCCCGGCATGTCGCCCTTGGCGATCTGGTGCAACGAGGCTCAGGAGCGTTACGTGGTGGCCGTGGACAGTGATCGACTGGATACGTTCGTTGCTTTTTGCGAACGCGAGCGTTGCCCCTATGCGGTGATTGGCGAGGCGACGGCCGAACAGCGGTTGATCGTCGGCGATGCGTTGCTCGAAGAAACGCCGGTCGATCTGCCCATGGAAGTGTTATTGGGTAAGCCGCCGAAGATGCTGCGTGATGTGCGCCATGCGCAGCCGCCGCGGGCGGCGCCGGTGCTGGATGGGATGCAGATCGATGAGGCGATCGACCGCGTACTGCGGCTGCCGACCGTGGCAAGTAAAGGTTTCCTGATTACGATCGGCGACCGTACCGTCGGCGGCCTGGTGGCGCGCGATCAGATGGTGGGCCCCTGGCAGGTGCCGGTGGCCGATGTCGGCGTGACGCTGAGTGATTTTCGCGGCTATACCGGCGAGGCCATGGCCATTGGCGAGCGCCCGCCGCTGGCGTTGATCGACCCGGCCGCTTCCGGGCGCATGGCGATCGGCGAGGCACTGACCAACATCGCCGCCGCGCCGATCCAGGCACTGGGCGAGGTGCGCCTGTCCGCCAACTGGATGGCGGCGGTTGGCCATCCTGGCGAAGATGCGGGCCTGTTCGATACCGTGCGCGCGGTCGGTGAGCAACTGTGCCCGCAACTAGGCATTGCCATTCCGGTCGGCAAGGATTCGCTGTCGATGAAGACCGTCTGGGAGGAGGGCGGCGAGACGCGCGCGGTGACCTCGCCGCTGTCGCTGGTGGTCAGCGCCTTCGCGCCGGTCAGCGACGCGCGACATGTGCTGACGCCGCAACTGCGCACCGATTGCGGCGATACCGACCTGATCCTGGTCGATCTGGGGCGCGGTCGCAATCGTCTGGGTGGTTCGGCTCTGTTGCAGGTGTACGGTCAGCTCGGCGACATCGCACCGGACCTGGATGCGGCCGAGACATTGAAAGGCTTTTTCGAAGCGATTCAGACACTCAACGCCGACCGTTCGCTGCTGGCCTATCACGACCGGTCGGACGGCGGGCTGTTGGCGAGCGTTTGCGAAATGGCCTTTGCCGGGCGGGTCGGCGTCGAGCTGGACCTGCATGCCGACGCTGAGCCGCTGGCCGCATTGTTCAACGAAGAGCTGGGAGCTGTACTGCAAGTGCGGCATGCCGATGTCGATGAAGTGTTGATGGTGTTCAGCGAAATCGGGCTGGGCAATCATGCGCGCGTCATCGGGCGGCTCAGCGAGGATGATGCGATCAGTATTCGGGCCGGCTACCGTACGCTGTATCGCGCGCCGCGCGAACGTCTACACAGGATCTGGGCCGAAACCAGCTATCGCATGCAGGCGCTGCGCGATAATCCGGCCTGCGCCGAGCAGGAATTCGCGGCGCTGGGCGAGTCGGACGATCCGGGCTTGTTCGCGCGGCTCGGTTTCGACCCGGAGGAAAATCTCGCCGCGCCCTTCATCGCCAGCGGCGTCCGTCCGCGTGTGGCCATTCTGCGCGAGCAGGGCGTCAACGGACAGATCGAGATGGCCGCCGCGTTCGATCGCGCCGGCTTCGAGTCGGTTGACGTGCATATGAGCGACATCATCGCCGGGCGGGTCGAGCTGGCCGAATTCCACGGCATTGTCGCCTGCGGCGGCTTTTCCTATGGCGATGTGCTCGGCGCGGGTGGCGGCTGGGCGAAGTCGATCCGATACAATCCGCGTGCCCGCGACGCCTTTCAGGCGTTTTTCGAACGCCAGGACAGCTTCGGGCTGGGCGTGTGCAACGGCTGCCAGATGATGTCGCAACTGCGCGACATGATTCCCGGCGCGGCGCACTGGCCGACGTTCGCGCGCAACGAATCCGAGCAGTTCGAGGGGCGCTTGAGTCTGGTCGAAGTGCTCCCGTCGCCTTCACTGTTTCTGCGCGACATGCAGGGCTCGGTCATCCCCGTGGTCGTTTCTCACGGTGAGGGTCGCGCGGTGTTCGGCGACAATACGGCGGAGGCGGTGGAGCAGGCCGGTCTGGTTGCATTGCGTTTCGTGGATCACCACGGTCGGGCCACCACGCGCTATCCACACAATCCGAACGGCTCGCCGCGTGGCATCACCGGCCTCAGTTCGACTGACGGGCGCTTTACGATCATGATGCCGCATCCTGAGCGCGTGTTTCGCGCCGTGCAGTTCAGCTGGCATCCCCCGGAATGGACAGAAGACAGCCCCTGGATGCGCATGTTTCGCAATGCGCGGGTCAGCATCGGCTGA
- a CDS encoding DUF2459 domain-containing protein: MAKPSNAPIGNPESMHRSLRTAAVTLARLAAAGVLAGGLCACAPRAGVPLRAAAPAASPHGPGTRPVAKVYILNNGWHTGFALPAQALREYLPGLGRWLPTSGEVLIGWGNRRFYMAHHPGPAAALAAVLPSPAVLLVQHLRGPDWRRQLLPSTRLYLLPLDALRLHRLDVFIGKAIARPVAVAREPWRPHGRFFASTETYDLFHTCNTWTAQALAAMGYTVQPAGVIVSAQVIDLWHGIVSHDARADTRRFPAPRI, from the coding sequence ATGGCCAAGCCGTCCAATGCACCGATCGGCAACCCTGAGAGCATGCACCGCAGCCTGCGCACTGCCGCAGTCACCCTCGCGCGGCTGGCTGCGGCAGGGGTGCTCGCCGGTGGTCTGTGCGCTTGCGCCCCCCGCGCTGGCGTACCGCTGCGGGCAGCGGCCCCTGCCGCATCGCCGCACGGCCCCGGCACGAGACCGGTCGCGAAAGTCTATATCCTCAACAATGGCTGGCATACCGGCTTTGCACTGCCGGCTCAGGCCCTGCGCGAGTATCTGCCGGGGCTTGGCCGCTGGCTGCCGACTTCTGGAGAAGTGCTGATCGGGTGGGGCAATCGGCGCTTCTACATGGCGCACCATCCGGGGCCGGCGGCAGCGCTGGCCGCCGTGCTGCCCTCGCCAGCCGTACTGCTCGTCCAGCATCTGCGCGGGCCAGACTGGCGCCGCCAGTTGCTGCCGAGCACGCGGCTGTATCTCTTGCCGCTCGATGCCTTGCGGCTACATCGGCTGGATGTATTTATCGGCAAGGCCATCGCCCGGCCTGTGGCGGTGGCGCGCGAGCCGTGGCGTCCACATGGGCGTTTTTTCGCTTCCACGGAGACCTATGATCTGTTTCATACCTGCAACACCTGGACCGCACAGGCGCTGGCCGCGATGGGTTATACGGTGCAACCGGCGGGTGTTATAGTTTCGGCTCAGGTTATTGACCTCTGGCACGGGATTGTCAGCCACGACGCCCGCGCCGATACCCGCCGGTTCCCGGCACCGCGCATTTGA